The Gracilimonas sp. genome includes a region encoding these proteins:
- a CDS encoding GntR family transcriptional regulator has translation MKTSAKHIADRIRLMIATKQFQVGEMLPSTRELGQQLEASFHTVRKAYHILEEEGLILGEQGRGFTVKNQTTLLDKSARLEVGGEKIQALVEELVGYGLDESEIELLFQEQLGFMEWPDRIQTCASVGENHELGKMLSDAIKKQVGVKSQVIDVDEYESAAKYDALFVPIHLMSNFRSLRESLLIIPIVYDYDPDILLSMVDRAAIATIGLVTGSEETIPKIIDELKRSIHFEGSFVAGTIYGKSLPLFVRESDLILYTPESARLVEQKVPERSRLRLEYLLSEKSSEMIRAELWDQ, from the coding sequence TTGAAAACCTCTGCCAAACATATCGCCGATCGTATCCGGTTGATGATTGCCACCAAGCAGTTTCAGGTGGGAGAAATGCTACCTTCAACCCGGGAACTCGGGCAACAGCTGGAAGCCAGTTTTCATACCGTAAGAAAGGCCTATCACATACTTGAAGAAGAAGGGCTGATACTGGGAGAGCAGGGACGCGGATTCACCGTAAAAAATCAAACAACCCTGCTGGATAAATCTGCACGGCTGGAAGTAGGGGGAGAAAAGATTCAGGCTCTGGTAGAGGAGCTTGTGGGATATGGACTGGATGAATCAGAGATAGAATTACTTTTCCAGGAACAGCTGGGTTTTATGGAATGGCCCGATCGCATTCAAACCTGTGCAAGTGTGGGAGAGAACCATGAGCTGGGTAAAATGCTTTCGGACGCAATCAAAAAACAGGTAGGCGTTAAAAGTCAGGTTATTGATGTGGATGAATATGAGAGTGCGGCAAAATATGATGCTTTATTTGTGCCCATTCACCTGATGAGCAATTTCAGAAGTCTCCGGGAAAGCCTGCTCATAATCCCCATTGTGTATGATTATGACCCTGATATTTTACTCTCCATGGTTGACCGTGCGGCAATTGCAACGATCGGCTTGGTGACGGGCAGCGAGGAGACCATACCCAAGATTATTGATGAACTGAAACGGTCGATTCATTTTGAAGGCTCGTTTGTCGCAGGAACCATCTATGGAAAATCTTTACCGCTTTTTGTTCGCGAATCAGACCTTATCTTATACACCCCTGAAAGTGCCCGGCTGGTGGAACAGAAAGTGCCGGAGCGAAGCCGGTTGCGGCTCGAATATTTGTTGTCTGAAAAAAGCTCCGAAATGATTCGGGCTGAACTCTGGGATCAATAG